In Symphalangus syndactylus isolate Jambi chromosome 14, NHGRI_mSymSyn1-v2.1_pri, whole genome shotgun sequence, one DNA window encodes the following:
- the JMJD8 gene encoding jmjC domain-containing protein 8 isoform X4, with the protein MVTGGAYSRSPGGLPSASRRGLFRGGPKGVTSGVRPGSRPLPRRRSCRPMAGGRAQGSRRAARLPEGGRLMAPASLLLALWTLAVVALPGSGAEGDGGWRLGGPGAVAEEERCTVERRTDLTYAEFVQQYAFVRPVILQGLTDNSRFRALCSRERLLASFGHRVVRLSTANTYSYHKVDLPFQEYVEQLLHPQDPTSLGNDTLYFFGDNNFTEWASLFRHYSPPPFGLLGTAPAYSFGIAGAGSGVPFHWHGPGYSEVIYGRKRWFLYPPEKTPEFHPNKTTLAWLRDTYPALPPSARPLECTIRAGEVVGDVSLLWHGHTVRGWKGALLKHLPPTGSKRQTLTFLFSST; encoded by the exons ATGGTAACCGGTGGCGCCTATAGTCGCTCTCCGGGCGGCCTTCCCAGTGCCTCCCGTAGAGGCCTGTTCCGGGGCGGGCCAAAGGGGGTCACTTCCGGGGTCCGTCCCGGCTCCCGGCCGTTGCCACGACGACGAAGCTGCCGGCCAATGGCTGGCGGACGGGCCCAAGGTTCCCGGCGTGCAGCGCGGCTGCCTGAGGGCGGCAGGCTCATGGCGCCGGCGTCGCTTCTGCTGGCGCTCTGGACGCTGGCGGTTGTGGCTCTACCCGGCTCCGGGGCGGAGGGCGACGGCGGGTG GCGCCTGGGCGGGCCGGGGGCCGTGGCGGAAGAGGAGCGCTGCACGGTGGAGCGTCGGACCGACCTCACCTACGCGGAGTTCGTGCAGCA GTACGCCTTCGTCAGGCCCGTCATCCTGCAGGGACTCACGGACAACTCG AGGTTCCGGGCCCTGTGCTCCCGTGAAAGGTTGCTGGCTTCGTTTGGGCACAGAGTGGTCCGGCTGAGCACCGCCAACACCTACTCCTACCACAAAG TGGACTTGCCCTTCCAGGAGTATGTGGAGCAGCTGCTGCACCCCCAGGACCCCACCTCCCTGGGCAATG ACACCCTGTACTTCTTCGGGGACAACAACTTCACCGAGTGGGCCTCTCTCTTTCGGCACTACTCCCCGCCCCCATTTGGTCTGCTGGGAACCGCTCCAGCTTACAGCTTTGGAATCGCAG GAGCCGGCTCGGGGGTGCCTTTCCACTGGCATGGGCCTGGATACTCAGAGGTGATCTACGGTCGTAAG CGCTGGTTCCTTTACCCACCTGAGAAGACACCAGAGTTCCACCCCAACAAGACCACGCTGGCCTGGCTCCGGGACACATACCCAGCCCTGCCACCATCTGCACGGCCTCTGGAGTGTACCATCCGGGCTGGTGAG GTAGTCGGGGATGTCTCGCTTCTGTGGCACGGGCACACAgtcagaggctggaaaggggcaCTGCTCAAGCACCTGCCACCCACTGGCAGCAAGCGACAGACACTCACCTTCCTCTTCTCGTCCACCTGA
- the JMJD8 gene encoding jmjC domain-containing protein 8 isoform X11, translating into MVTGGAYSRSPGGLPSASRRGLFRGGPKGVTSGVRPGSRPLPRRRSCRPMAGGRAQGSRRAARLPEGGRLMAPASLLLALWTLAVVALPGSGAEGDGGWRLGGPGAVAEEERCTVERRTDLTYAEFVQQYAFVRPVILQGLTDNSRFRALCSRERLLASFGHRVVRLSTANTYSYHKVDLPFQEYVEQLLHPQDPTSLGNDTLYFFGDNNFTEWASLFRHYSPPPFGLLGTAPAYSFGIAGAGSGVPFHWHGPGYSEVIYGRKRWFLYPPEKTPEFHPNKTTLAWLRDTYPALPPSARPLECTIRAGAVLPRPLVACYAQP; encoded by the exons ATGGTAACCGGTGGCGCCTATAGTCGCTCTCCGGGCGGCCTTCCCAGTGCCTCCCGTAGAGGCCTGTTCCGGGGCGGGCCAAAGGGGGTCACTTCCGGGGTCCGTCCCGGCTCCCGGCCGTTGCCACGACGACGAAGCTGCCGGCCAATGGCTGGCGGACGGGCCCAAGGTTCCCGGCGTGCAGCGCGGCTGCCTGAGGGCGGCAGGCTCATGGCGCCGGCGTCGCTTCTGCTGGCGCTCTGGACGCTGGCGGTTGTGGCTCTACCCGGCTCCGGGGCGGAGGGCGACGGCGGGTG GCGCCTGGGCGGGCCGGGGGCCGTGGCGGAAGAGGAGCGCTGCACGGTGGAGCGTCGGACCGACCTCACCTACGCGGAGTTCGTGCAGCA GTACGCCTTCGTCAGGCCCGTCATCCTGCAGGGACTCACGGACAACTCG AGGTTCCGGGCCCTGTGCTCCCGTGAAAGGTTGCTGGCTTCGTTTGGGCACAGAGTGGTCCGGCTGAGCACCGCCAACACCTACTCCTACCACAAAG TGGACTTGCCCTTCCAGGAGTATGTGGAGCAGCTGCTGCACCCCCAGGACCCCACCTCCCTGGGCAATG ACACCCTGTACTTCTTCGGGGACAACAACTTCACCGAGTGGGCCTCTCTCTTTCGGCACTACTCCCCGCCCCCATTTGGTCTGCTGGGAACCGCTCCAGCTTACAGCTTTGGAATCGCAG GAGCCGGCTCGGGGGTGCCTTTCCACTGGCATGGGCCTGGATACTCAGAGGTGATCTACGGTCGTAAG CGCTGGTTCCTTTACCCACCTGAGAAGACACCAGAGTTCCACCCCAACAAGACCACGCTGGCCTGGCTCCGGGACACATACCCAGCCCTGCCACCATCTGCACGGCCTCTGGAGTGTACCATCCGGGCTG GTGCTGTACTTCCCCGACCGCTGGTGGCATGCTACGCTCAACCTTGA
- the JMJD8 gene encoding jmjC domain-containing protein 8 isoform X5, giving the protein MVTGGAYSRSPGGLPSASRRGLFRGGPKGVTSGVRPGSRPLPRRRSCRPMAGGRAQGSRRAARLPEGGRLMAPASLLLALWTLAVVALPGSGAEGDGGWRLGGPGAVAEEERCTVERRTDLTYAEFVQQYAFVRPVILQGLTDNSRFRALCSRERLLASFGHRVVRLSTANTYSYHKVDLPFQEYVEQLLHPQDPTSLGNDTLYFFGDNNFTEWASLFRHYSPPPFGLLGTAPAYSFGIAGAHNPTGAGSGVPFHWHGPGYSEVIYGRKRWFLYPPEKTPEFHPNKTTLAWLRDTYPALPPSARPLECTIRAGEVLYFPDRWWHATLNLDTSVFISTFLG; this is encoded by the exons ATGGTAACCGGTGGCGCCTATAGTCGCTCTCCGGGCGGCCTTCCCAGTGCCTCCCGTAGAGGCCTGTTCCGGGGCGGGCCAAAGGGGGTCACTTCCGGGGTCCGTCCCGGCTCCCGGCCGTTGCCACGACGACGAAGCTGCCGGCCAATGGCTGGCGGACGGGCCCAAGGTTCCCGGCGTGCAGCGCGGCTGCCTGAGGGCGGCAGGCTCATGGCGCCGGCGTCGCTTCTGCTGGCGCTCTGGACGCTGGCGGTTGTGGCTCTACCCGGCTCCGGGGCGGAGGGCGACGGCGGGTG GCGCCTGGGCGGGCCGGGGGCCGTGGCGGAAGAGGAGCGCTGCACGGTGGAGCGTCGGACCGACCTCACCTACGCGGAGTTCGTGCAGCA GTACGCCTTCGTCAGGCCCGTCATCCTGCAGGGACTCACGGACAACTCG AGGTTCCGGGCCCTGTGCTCCCGTGAAAGGTTGCTGGCTTCGTTTGGGCACAGAGTGGTCCGGCTGAGCACCGCCAACACCTACTCCTACCACAAAG TGGACTTGCCCTTCCAGGAGTATGTGGAGCAGCTGCTGCACCCCCAGGACCCCACCTCCCTGGGCAATG ACACCCTGTACTTCTTCGGGGACAACAACTTCACCGAGTGGGCCTCTCTCTTTCGGCACTACTCCCCGCCCCCATTTGGTCTGCTGGGAACCGCTCCAGCTTACAGCTTTGGAATCGCAG GTGCTCATAACCCCACAGGAGCCGGCTCGGGGGTGCCTTTCCACTGGCATGGGCCTGGATACTCAGAGGTGATCTACGGTCGTAAG CGCTGGTTCCTTTACCCACCTGAGAAGACACCAGAGTTCCACCCCAACAAGACCACGCTGGCCTGGCTCCGGGACACATACCCAGCCCTGCCACCATCTGCACGGCCTCTGGAGTGTACCATCCGGGCTGGTGAG GTGCTGTACTTCCCCGACCGCTGGTGGCATGCTACGCTCAACCTTGACACCAGCGTCTTCATCTCCACCTTCCTCGG GTAG
- the JMJD8 gene encoding jmjC domain-containing protein 8 isoform X1, with amino-acid sequence MVTGGAYSRSPGGLPSASRRGLFRGGPKGVTSGVRPGSRPLPRRRSCRPMAGGRAQGSRRAARLPEGGRLMAPASLLLALWTLAVVALPGSGAEGDGGWRLGGPGAVAEEERCTVERRTDLTYAEFVQQYAFVRPVILQGLTDNSRFRALCSRERLLASFGHRVVRLSTANTYSYHKVDLPFQEYVEQLLHPQDPTSLGNDTLYFFGDNNFTEWASLFRHYSPPPFGLLGTAPAYSFGIAGAHNPTGAGSGVPFHWHGPGYSEVIYGRKRWFLYPPEKTPEFHPNKTTLAWLRDTYPALPPSARPLECTIRAGEVSGWQDRARPGQRPAANLRCTPFLHQVLYFPDRWWHATLNLDTSVFISTFLG; translated from the exons ATGGTAACCGGTGGCGCCTATAGTCGCTCTCCGGGCGGCCTTCCCAGTGCCTCCCGTAGAGGCCTGTTCCGGGGCGGGCCAAAGGGGGTCACTTCCGGGGTCCGTCCCGGCTCCCGGCCGTTGCCACGACGACGAAGCTGCCGGCCAATGGCTGGCGGACGGGCCCAAGGTTCCCGGCGTGCAGCGCGGCTGCCTGAGGGCGGCAGGCTCATGGCGCCGGCGTCGCTTCTGCTGGCGCTCTGGACGCTGGCGGTTGTGGCTCTACCCGGCTCCGGGGCGGAGGGCGACGGCGGGTG GCGCCTGGGCGGGCCGGGGGCCGTGGCGGAAGAGGAGCGCTGCACGGTGGAGCGTCGGACCGACCTCACCTACGCGGAGTTCGTGCAGCA GTACGCCTTCGTCAGGCCCGTCATCCTGCAGGGACTCACGGACAACTCG AGGTTCCGGGCCCTGTGCTCCCGTGAAAGGTTGCTGGCTTCGTTTGGGCACAGAGTGGTCCGGCTGAGCACCGCCAACACCTACTCCTACCACAAAG TGGACTTGCCCTTCCAGGAGTATGTGGAGCAGCTGCTGCACCCCCAGGACCCCACCTCCCTGGGCAATG ACACCCTGTACTTCTTCGGGGACAACAACTTCACCGAGTGGGCCTCTCTCTTTCGGCACTACTCCCCGCCCCCATTTGGTCTGCTGGGAACCGCTCCAGCTTACAGCTTTGGAATCGCAG GTGCTCATAACCCCACAGGAGCCGGCTCGGGGGTGCCTTTCCACTGGCATGGGCCTGGATACTCAGAGGTGATCTACGGTCGTAAG CGCTGGTTCCTTTACCCACCTGAGAAGACACCAGAGTTCCACCCCAACAAGACCACGCTGGCCTGGCTCCGGGACACATACCCAGCCCTGCCACCATCTGCACGGCCTCTGGAGTGTACCATCCGGGCTGGTGAGGTCAGTGGCTGGCAGGAtagggccaggccaggccagaggCCCGCAGCTAATCTCCGCTGCACCCCCTTCCTCCACCAGGTGCTGTACTTCCCCGACCGCTGGTGGCATGCTACGCTCAACCTTGACACCAGCGTCTTCATCTCCACCTTCCTCGGGTAG
- the JMJD8 gene encoding jmjC domain-containing protein 8 isoform X3: protein MVTGGAYSRSPGGLPSASRRGLFRGGPKGVTSGVRPGSRPLPRRRSCRPMAGGRAQGSRRAARLPEGGRLMAPASLLLALWTLAVVALPGSGAEGDGGWRLGGPGAVAEEERCTVERRTDLTYAEFVQQYAFVRPVILQGLTDNSRFRALCSRERLLASFGHRVVRLSTANTYSYHKVDLPFQEYVEQLLHPQDPTSLGNDTLYFFGDNNFTEWASLFRHYSPPPFGLLGTAPAYSFGIAGAHNPTGAGSGVPFHWHGPGYSEVIYGRKRWFLYPPEKTPEFHPNKTTLAWLRDTYPALPPSARPLECTIRAGEVVGDVSLLWHGHTVRGWKGALLKHLPPTGSKRQTLTFLFSST from the exons ATGGTAACCGGTGGCGCCTATAGTCGCTCTCCGGGCGGCCTTCCCAGTGCCTCCCGTAGAGGCCTGTTCCGGGGCGGGCCAAAGGGGGTCACTTCCGGGGTCCGTCCCGGCTCCCGGCCGTTGCCACGACGACGAAGCTGCCGGCCAATGGCTGGCGGACGGGCCCAAGGTTCCCGGCGTGCAGCGCGGCTGCCTGAGGGCGGCAGGCTCATGGCGCCGGCGTCGCTTCTGCTGGCGCTCTGGACGCTGGCGGTTGTGGCTCTACCCGGCTCCGGGGCGGAGGGCGACGGCGGGTG GCGCCTGGGCGGGCCGGGGGCCGTGGCGGAAGAGGAGCGCTGCACGGTGGAGCGTCGGACCGACCTCACCTACGCGGAGTTCGTGCAGCA GTACGCCTTCGTCAGGCCCGTCATCCTGCAGGGACTCACGGACAACTCG AGGTTCCGGGCCCTGTGCTCCCGTGAAAGGTTGCTGGCTTCGTTTGGGCACAGAGTGGTCCGGCTGAGCACCGCCAACACCTACTCCTACCACAAAG TGGACTTGCCCTTCCAGGAGTATGTGGAGCAGCTGCTGCACCCCCAGGACCCCACCTCCCTGGGCAATG ACACCCTGTACTTCTTCGGGGACAACAACTTCACCGAGTGGGCCTCTCTCTTTCGGCACTACTCCCCGCCCCCATTTGGTCTGCTGGGAACCGCTCCAGCTTACAGCTTTGGAATCGCAG GTGCTCATAACCCCACAGGAGCCGGCTCGGGGGTGCCTTTCCACTGGCATGGGCCTGGATACTCAGAGGTGATCTACGGTCGTAAG CGCTGGTTCCTTTACCCACCTGAGAAGACACCAGAGTTCCACCCCAACAAGACCACGCTGGCCTGGCTCCGGGACACATACCCAGCCCTGCCACCATCTGCACGGCCTCTGGAGTGTACCATCCGGGCTGGTGAG GTAGTCGGGGATGTCTCGCTTCTGTGGCACGGGCACACAgtcagaggctggaaaggggcaCTGCTCAAGCACCTGCCACCCACTGGCAGCAAGCGACAGACACTCACCTTCCTCTTCTCGTCCACCTGA
- the JMJD8 gene encoding jmjC domain-containing protein 8 isoform X9, whose translation MVTGGAYSRSPGGLPSASRRGLFRGGPKGVTSGVRPGSRPLPRRRSCRPMAGGRAQGSRRAARLPEGGRLMAPASLLLALWTLAVVALPGSGAEGDGGWYAFVRPVILQGLTDNSRFRALCSRERLLASFGHRVVRLSTANTYSYHKVDLPFQEYVEQLLHPQDPTSLGNDTLYFFGDNNFTEWASLFRHYSPPPFGLLGTAPAYSFGIAGAGSGVPFHWHGPGYSEVIYGRKRWFLYPPEKTPEFHPNKTTLAWLRDTYPALPPSARPLECTIRAGEVSGWQDRARPGQRPAANLRCTPFLHQVLYFPDRWWHATLNLDTSVFISTFLG comes from the exons ATGGTAACCGGTGGCGCCTATAGTCGCTCTCCGGGCGGCCTTCCCAGTGCCTCCCGTAGAGGCCTGTTCCGGGGCGGGCCAAAGGGGGTCACTTCCGGGGTCCGTCCCGGCTCCCGGCCGTTGCCACGACGACGAAGCTGCCGGCCAATGGCTGGCGGACGGGCCCAAGGTTCCCGGCGTGCAGCGCGGCTGCCTGAGGGCGGCAGGCTCATGGCGCCGGCGTCGCTTCTGCTGGCGCTCTGGACGCTGGCGGTTGTGGCTCTACCCGGCTCCGGGGCGGAGGGCGACGGCGGGTG GTACGCCTTCGTCAGGCCCGTCATCCTGCAGGGACTCACGGACAACTCG AGGTTCCGGGCCCTGTGCTCCCGTGAAAGGTTGCTGGCTTCGTTTGGGCACAGAGTGGTCCGGCTGAGCACCGCCAACACCTACTCCTACCACAAAG TGGACTTGCCCTTCCAGGAGTATGTGGAGCAGCTGCTGCACCCCCAGGACCCCACCTCCCTGGGCAATG ACACCCTGTACTTCTTCGGGGACAACAACTTCACCGAGTGGGCCTCTCTCTTTCGGCACTACTCCCCGCCCCCATTTGGTCTGCTGGGAACCGCTCCAGCTTACAGCTTTGGAATCGCAG GAGCCGGCTCGGGGGTGCCTTTCCACTGGCATGGGCCTGGATACTCAGAGGTGATCTACGGTCGTAAG CGCTGGTTCCTTTACCCACCTGAGAAGACACCAGAGTTCCACCCCAACAAGACCACGCTGGCCTGGCTCCGGGACACATACCCAGCCCTGCCACCATCTGCACGGCCTCTGGAGTGTACCATCCGGGCTGGTGAGGTCAGTGGCTGGCAGGAtagggccaggccaggccagaggCCCGCAGCTAATCTCCGCTGCACCCCCTTCCTCCACCAGGTGCTGTACTTCCCCGACCGCTGGTGGCATGCTACGCTCAACCTTGACACCAGCGTCTTCATCTCCACCTTCCTCGGGTAG
- the JMJD8 gene encoding jmjC domain-containing protein 8 isoform X2 — MVTGGAYSRSPGGLPSASRRGLFRGGPKGVTSGVRPGSRPLPRRRSCRPMAGGRAQGSRRAARLPEGGRLMAPASLLLALWTLAVVALPGSGAEGDGGWRLGGPGAVAEEERCTVERRTDLTYAEFVQQYAFVRPVILQGLTDNSRFRALCSRERLLASFGHRVVRLSTANTYSYHKVDLPFQEYVEQLLHPQDPTSLGNDTLYFFGDNNFTEWASLFRHYSPPPFGLLGTAPAYSFGIAGAGSGVPFHWHGPGYSEVIYGRKRWFLYPPEKTPEFHPNKTTLAWLRDTYPALPPSARPLECTIRAGEVSGWQDRARPGQRPAANLRCTPFLHQVLYFPDRWWHATLNLDTSVFISTFLG; from the exons ATGGTAACCGGTGGCGCCTATAGTCGCTCTCCGGGCGGCCTTCCCAGTGCCTCCCGTAGAGGCCTGTTCCGGGGCGGGCCAAAGGGGGTCACTTCCGGGGTCCGTCCCGGCTCCCGGCCGTTGCCACGACGACGAAGCTGCCGGCCAATGGCTGGCGGACGGGCCCAAGGTTCCCGGCGTGCAGCGCGGCTGCCTGAGGGCGGCAGGCTCATGGCGCCGGCGTCGCTTCTGCTGGCGCTCTGGACGCTGGCGGTTGTGGCTCTACCCGGCTCCGGGGCGGAGGGCGACGGCGGGTG GCGCCTGGGCGGGCCGGGGGCCGTGGCGGAAGAGGAGCGCTGCACGGTGGAGCGTCGGACCGACCTCACCTACGCGGAGTTCGTGCAGCA GTACGCCTTCGTCAGGCCCGTCATCCTGCAGGGACTCACGGACAACTCG AGGTTCCGGGCCCTGTGCTCCCGTGAAAGGTTGCTGGCTTCGTTTGGGCACAGAGTGGTCCGGCTGAGCACCGCCAACACCTACTCCTACCACAAAG TGGACTTGCCCTTCCAGGAGTATGTGGAGCAGCTGCTGCACCCCCAGGACCCCACCTCCCTGGGCAATG ACACCCTGTACTTCTTCGGGGACAACAACTTCACCGAGTGGGCCTCTCTCTTTCGGCACTACTCCCCGCCCCCATTTGGTCTGCTGGGAACCGCTCCAGCTTACAGCTTTGGAATCGCAG GAGCCGGCTCGGGGGTGCCTTTCCACTGGCATGGGCCTGGATACTCAGAGGTGATCTACGGTCGTAAG CGCTGGTTCCTTTACCCACCTGAGAAGACACCAGAGTTCCACCCCAACAAGACCACGCTGGCCTGGCTCCGGGACACATACCCAGCCCTGCCACCATCTGCACGGCCTCTGGAGTGTACCATCCGGGCTGGTGAGGTCAGTGGCTGGCAGGAtagggccaggccaggccagaggCCCGCAGCTAATCTCCGCTGCACCCCCTTCCTCCACCAGGTGCTGTACTTCCCCGACCGCTGGTGGCATGCTACGCTCAACCTTGACACCAGCGTCTTCATCTCCACCTTCCTCGGGTAG
- the JMJD8 gene encoding jmjC domain-containing protein 8 isoform X16: MVTGGAYSRSPGGLPSASRRGLFRGGPKGVTSGVRPGSRPLPRRRSCRPMAGGRAQGSRRAARLPEGGRLMAPASLLLALWTLAVVALPGSGAEGDGGWRLGGPGAVAEEERCTVERRTDLTYAEFVQQYAFVRPVILQGLTDNSRFRALCSRERLLASFGHRVVRLSTANTYSYHKVDLPFQEYVEQLLHPQDPTSLGNDTLYFFGDNNFTEWASLFRHYSPPPFGLLGTAPAYSFGIAGAGSGVPFHWHGPGYSEVIYGRKVLYFPDRWWHATLNLDTSVFISTFLG, from the exons ATGGTAACCGGTGGCGCCTATAGTCGCTCTCCGGGCGGCCTTCCCAGTGCCTCCCGTAGAGGCCTGTTCCGGGGCGGGCCAAAGGGGGTCACTTCCGGGGTCCGTCCCGGCTCCCGGCCGTTGCCACGACGACGAAGCTGCCGGCCAATGGCTGGCGGACGGGCCCAAGGTTCCCGGCGTGCAGCGCGGCTGCCTGAGGGCGGCAGGCTCATGGCGCCGGCGTCGCTTCTGCTGGCGCTCTGGACGCTGGCGGTTGTGGCTCTACCCGGCTCCGGGGCGGAGGGCGACGGCGGGTG GCGCCTGGGCGGGCCGGGGGCCGTGGCGGAAGAGGAGCGCTGCACGGTGGAGCGTCGGACCGACCTCACCTACGCGGAGTTCGTGCAGCA GTACGCCTTCGTCAGGCCCGTCATCCTGCAGGGACTCACGGACAACTCG AGGTTCCGGGCCCTGTGCTCCCGTGAAAGGTTGCTGGCTTCGTTTGGGCACAGAGTGGTCCGGCTGAGCACCGCCAACACCTACTCCTACCACAAAG TGGACTTGCCCTTCCAGGAGTATGTGGAGCAGCTGCTGCACCCCCAGGACCCCACCTCCCTGGGCAATG ACACCCTGTACTTCTTCGGGGACAACAACTTCACCGAGTGGGCCTCTCTCTTTCGGCACTACTCCCCGCCCCCATTTGGTCTGCTGGGAACCGCTCCAGCTTACAGCTTTGGAATCGCAG GAGCCGGCTCGGGGGTGCCTTTCCACTGGCATGGGCCTGGATACTCAGAGGTGATCTACGGTCGTAAG GTGCTGTACTTCCCCGACCGCTGGTGGCATGCTACGCTCAACCTTGACACCAGCGTCTTCATCTCCACCTTCCTCGGGTAG
- the JMJD8 gene encoding jmjC domain-containing protein 8 isoform X13, translated as MVTGGAYSRSPGGLPSASRRGLFRGGPKGVTSGVRPGSRPLPRRRSCRPMAGGRAQGSRRAARLPEGGRLMAPASLLLALWTLAVVALPGSGAEGDGGWYAFVRPVILQGLTDNSRFRALCSRERLLASFGHRVVRLSTANTYSYHKVDLPFQEYVEQLLHPQDPTSLGNDTLYFFGDNNFTEWASLFRHYSPPPFGLLGTAPAYSFGIAGAGSGVPFHWHGPGYSEVIYGRKRWFLYPPEKTPEFHPNKTTLAWLRDTYPALPPSARPLECTIRAGEVLYFPDRWWHATLNLDTSVFISTFLG; from the exons ATGGTAACCGGTGGCGCCTATAGTCGCTCTCCGGGCGGCCTTCCCAGTGCCTCCCGTAGAGGCCTGTTCCGGGGCGGGCCAAAGGGGGTCACTTCCGGGGTCCGTCCCGGCTCCCGGCCGTTGCCACGACGACGAAGCTGCCGGCCAATGGCTGGCGGACGGGCCCAAGGTTCCCGGCGTGCAGCGCGGCTGCCTGAGGGCGGCAGGCTCATGGCGCCGGCGTCGCTTCTGCTGGCGCTCTGGACGCTGGCGGTTGTGGCTCTACCCGGCTCCGGGGCGGAGGGCGACGGCGGGTG GTACGCCTTCGTCAGGCCCGTCATCCTGCAGGGACTCACGGACAACTCG AGGTTCCGGGCCCTGTGCTCCCGTGAAAGGTTGCTGGCTTCGTTTGGGCACAGAGTGGTCCGGCTGAGCACCGCCAACACCTACTCCTACCACAAAG TGGACTTGCCCTTCCAGGAGTATGTGGAGCAGCTGCTGCACCCCCAGGACCCCACCTCCCTGGGCAATG ACACCCTGTACTTCTTCGGGGACAACAACTTCACCGAGTGGGCCTCTCTCTTTCGGCACTACTCCCCGCCCCCATTTGGTCTGCTGGGAACCGCTCCAGCTTACAGCTTTGGAATCGCAG GAGCCGGCTCGGGGGTGCCTTTCCACTGGCATGGGCCTGGATACTCAGAGGTGATCTACGGTCGTAAG CGCTGGTTCCTTTACCCACCTGAGAAGACACCAGAGTTCCACCCCAACAAGACCACGCTGGCCTGGCTCCGGGACACATACCCAGCCCTGCCACCATCTGCACGGCCTCTGGAGTGTACCATCCGGGCTGGTGAG GTGCTGTACTTCCCCGACCGCTGGTGGCATGCTACGCTCAACCTTGACACCAGCGTCTTCATCTCCACCTTCCTCGGGTAG
- the JMJD8 gene encoding jmjC domain-containing protein 8 isoform X14, which produces MVTGGAYSRSPGGLPSASRRGLFRGGPKGVTSGVRPGSRPLPRRRSCRPMAGGRAQGSRRAARLPEGGRLMAPASLLLALWTLAVVALPGSGAEGDGGWYAFVRPVILQGLTDNSRFRALCSRERLLASFGHRVVRLSTANTYSYHKVDLPFQEYVEQLLHPQDPTSLGNDTLYFFGDNNFTEWASLFRHYSPPPFGLLGTAPAYSFGIAGAGSGVPFHWHGPGYSEVIYGRKRWFLYPPEKTPEFHPNKTTLAWLRDTYPALPPSARPLECTIRAGEVLYFPDRWWHATLNLDTSVFISTFLG; this is translated from the exons ATGGTAACCGGTGGCGCCTATAGTCGCTCTCCGGGCGGCCTTCCCAGTGCCTCCCGTAGAGGCCTGTTCCGGGGCGGGCCAAAGGGGGTCACTTCCGGGGTCCGTCCCGGCTCCCGGCCGTTGCCACGACGACGAAGCTGCCGGCCAATGGCTGGCGGACGGGCCCAAGGTTCCCGGCGTGCAGCGCGGCTGCCTGAGGGCGGCAGGCTCATGGCGCCGGCGTCGCTTCTGCTGGCGCTCTGGACGCTGGCGGTTGTGGCTCTACCCGGCTCCGGGGCGGAGGGCGACGGCGGGTG GTACGCCTTCGTCAGGCCCGTCATCCTGCAGGGACTCACGGACAACTCG AGGTTCCGGGCCCTGTGCTCCCGTGAAAGGTTGCTGGCTTCGTTTGGGCACAGAGTGGTCCGGCTGAGCACCGCCAACACCTACTCCTACCACAAAG TGGACTTGCCCTTCCAGGAGTATGTGGAGCAGCTGCTGCACCCCCAGGACCCCACCTCCCTGGGCAATG ACACCCTGTACTTCTTCGGGGACAACAACTTCACCGAGTGGGCCTCTCTCTTTCGGCACTACTCCCCGCCCCCATTTGGTCTGCTGGGAACCGCTCCAGCTTACAGCTTTGGAATCGCAG GAGCCGGCTCGGGGGTGCCTTTCCACTGGCATGGGCCTGGATACTCAGAGGTGATCTACGGTCGTAAG CGCTGGTTCCTTTACCCACCTGAGAAGACACCAGAGTTCCACCCCAACAAGACCACGCTGGCCTGGCTCCGGGACACATACCCAGCCCTGCCACCATCTGCACGGCCTCTGGAGTGTACCATCCGGGCTGGTGAG GTGCTGTACTTCCCCGACCGCTGGTGGCATGCTACGCTCAACCTTGACACCAGCGTCTTCATCTCCACCTTCCTCGG GTAG